The following proteins come from a genomic window of Pyxidicoccus sp. MSG2:
- a CDS encoding SH3 domain-containing protein, translating into MRTRTRAAVTAAVLALGLPGVAAAVKVNEQLYVKAKNTRVQQGPSSTVDTVVILQPGEKVTWKGADPKNKQWHQVEVDGKKGFVFQTNLSTTRPNMELVTDKDGTQQLDPKKFVASGAAVKALSPGAEAYGKGKKGDYEKAVADIKALEKRNEQLTPERIAAHAAEAGLFPVVGPSDKVASKKSSGKKGGN; encoded by the coding sequence ATGAGGACGAGGACGAGAGCGGCCGTCACCGCCGCCGTGCTGGCGCTGGGCCTTCCGGGCGTGGCGGCGGCCGTGAAGGTGAACGAGCAGCTGTACGTGAAGGCGAAGAACACGCGGGTGCAGCAGGGCCCGTCCTCCACCGTGGACACGGTGGTCATCCTTCAGCCGGGAGAGAAGGTGACCTGGAAGGGCGCGGACCCGAAGAACAAGCAGTGGCATCAGGTGGAGGTGGACGGGAAGAAGGGCTTCGTGTTCCAGACCAACCTGTCCACCACCCGGCCCAACATGGAGCTGGTGACGGACAAGGACGGCACGCAGCAGCTCGACCCGAAGAAGTTCGTCGCCAGCGGCGCCGCGGTGAAGGCGCTCAGCCCCGGAGCCGAGGCCTACGGCAAGGGAAAGAAGGGCGACTACGAGAAGGCCGTCGCGGACATCAAGGCGCTGGAGAAGCGGAACGAGCAGCTGACGCCCGAGCGAATCGCGGCGCACGCAGCCGAGGCCGGGCTCTTCCCGGTGGTGGGGCCCAGCGACAAGGTCGCGTCGAAGAAGAGCTCCGGGAAGAAGGGAGGCAACTGA
- a CDS encoding M48 family metallopeptidase: protein MGWRLKVLAVLGVGTLAVSCRGVDLNTFVKGANVASHVGTGAVEAAECKKLDVEPSVAEEYALGGALTVHFVQRGGGLMFSTAEEKKLHDYVNIVGKNLAAQSLRPTLDWTFGVLNDTEQFNALSAPGGYVLVTRRLLMEVDNEGQLAGALAHEIAHGVLKHAIRQYNEQKVEACKTARWAEAGGKVLLSVANANTLLAALETGGTLDLDNEPGLLAYLTEKTLAAFDDGNKPELEFEADRMAVQLMLSAGYDPAAYLGLISKMTDVKNQKNHPKKQERQSKLVAYLDTLKGKAGEFPEVASEGLRSPKMKQPDYAVIRPASGTGVAKDSVK from the coding sequence ATGGGCTGGCGACTGAAAGTGCTCGCGGTGCTGGGCGTGGGCACCCTGGCGGTGTCCTGCCGCGGCGTCGACCTCAACACCTTCGTCAAGGGCGCAAACGTGGCCTCCCACGTGGGGACTGGCGCGGTGGAGGCGGCGGAGTGCAAGAAGCTGGATGTCGAACCCAGCGTGGCGGAGGAGTATGCCCTCGGTGGCGCGCTGACCGTCCATTTCGTACAGCGCGGCGGCGGGCTGATGTTCTCCACGGCGGAAGAGAAGAAGCTGCACGACTACGTCAACATCGTGGGCAAGAACCTGGCAGCCCAGTCGCTTCGGCCCACGCTGGACTGGACGTTCGGCGTGCTGAACGACACGGAGCAGTTCAACGCGCTGTCCGCGCCCGGCGGCTACGTCCTCGTCACGCGGCGCTTGCTGATGGAGGTGGACAACGAGGGCCAGCTCGCCGGCGCGCTGGCGCATGAAATCGCCCACGGCGTGCTCAAGCACGCCATCCGTCAGTACAACGAACAGAAGGTCGAGGCGTGCAAGACGGCCCGGTGGGCCGAGGCGGGCGGCAAGGTCCTCTTGTCCGTGGCGAACGCGAACACCCTGCTCGCCGCCCTGGAGACGGGTGGAACGCTGGACCTGGACAACGAGCCCGGACTGCTCGCCTACCTCACGGAGAAGACGCTGGCCGCCTTCGACGATGGCAACAAGCCGGAACTGGAGTTCGAGGCGGACCGGATGGCGGTCCAGCTCATGCTCTCCGCGGGGTACGACCCGGCGGCCTACCTCGGACTCATCTCCAAGATGACCGACGTCAAGAACCAGAAGAACCACCCGAAGAAGCAGGAGCGACAAAGCAAGCTCGTCGCCTACCTCGACACGCTGAAGGGCAAGGCGGGCGAGTTCCCGGAAGTTGCCAGCGAGGGACTGCGCTCGCCGAAGATGAAGCAGCCGGACTACGCCGTCATCCGCCCCGCCAGCGGCACCGGCGTGGCGAAAGACAGCGTGAAGTAA